In Treponema denticola, one genomic interval encodes:
- a CDS encoding DUF4097 family beta strand repeat-containing protein, whose product MTKDQFLTELNSYLSVLKPEDRKNTIEFYEEYFEDAENEEAAIEELGAPKKLAEEIIDFHKTSYRGENTQVSQQFSPDESISEIILNITAAKVLINASQEEKIEYTTQNIADDDFSAKIENGKLIIKEKPVFFFSKKGFASFLENFNINTSFNASKREILINIPKDTHIEKLEFNSQMGSLKIEEVNVEVIEGYTTCGNFVVKSGLHKKIDFNTSAGAINISDIDIETMKLSSSAGAIKFENIKAGNISASTGAGTIDFIKTESSYINANSGAGNITGNELKSDRGKFNTGAGTNKFQKCDFNEVILNTGAGSIIFQGNLHDYAKINSAIGSVDLNLPDKVENYDINIFSKQGSVKLNGKNIEGRGDRLNLGSTASDTNIKISTAFGKIKITTREGE is encoded by the coding sequence ATGACAAAGGACCAATTTTTAACGGAACTTAATTCTTATCTTTCGGTTTTAAAACCTGAAGACAGAAAAAATACGATCGAGTTTTATGAAGAATACTTTGAAGATGCCGAAAACGAAGAAGCAGCAATTGAAGAACTTGGAGCACCTAAAAAACTTGCAGAGGAGATTATAGATTTTCATAAAACCTCATATAGGGGTGAAAACACTCAAGTCTCCCAGCAGTTTTCTCCCGATGAAAGCATTTCGGAAATTATTTTAAACATAACAGCCGCAAAAGTTTTAATAAATGCTTCTCAAGAAGAAAAAATTGAGTATACTACTCAAAATATTGCGGATGATGATTTTTCGGCAAAGATTGAAAACGGAAAACTTATAATAAAGGAAAAGCCCGTTTTCTTTTTCAGCAAAAAAGGCTTTGCTTCCTTTTTGGAAAATTTTAACATAAACACCTCTTTTAATGCAAGCAAAAGAGAAATCCTCATAAACATTCCCAAAGATACTCATATTGAAAAACTCGAATTTAATTCCCAGATGGGTTCTTTAAAAATAGAAGAAGTAAATGTAGAAGTTATTGAAGGCTACACAACATGCGGAAATTTTGTAGTAAAAAGCGGTCTACACAAAAAAATAGATTTCAATACTTCTGCAGGTGCTATAAATATAAGCGATATTGATATTGAAACTATGAAGCTTTCTTCTTCAGCAGGTGCTATAAAATTTGAAAACATAAAAGCCGGTAATATTTCCGCATCGACAGGGGCAGGAACAATTGACTTTATAAAAACCGAAAGCTCCTACATCAATGCAAATTCGGGAGCCGGAAATATAACGGGAAATGAATTAAAATCGGATAGAGGGAAATTCAATACGGGGGCGGGAACGAATAAATTCCAAAAATGTGATTTTAATGAAGTTATACTAAACACCGGAGCAGGAAGCATAATATTCCAAGGAAATCTGCATGACTATGCTAAAATTAATTCTGCCATAGGTTCAGTGGATCTTAATTTACCTGATAAAGTAGAAAATTACGATATAAATATTTTTTCCAAACAAGGCAGTGTAAAACTAAATGGGAAAAATATTGAAGGACGAGGAGATAGGCTTAACCTCGGAAGTACTGCTTCAGATACCAATATAAAGATCAGCACTGCTTTCGGAAAAATTAAAATAACCACTCGGGAAGGAGAATAA
- a CDS encoding DUF4097 family beta strand repeat-containing protein, giving the protein MNKIGKTILIILLGLMLIGIGYSLGGRFFYKSRRKIRERNFIDRTYNKIMSAAESMEDGIEDMENDLESWGDDMNEYFGDEYEKAETISLDGIKNFFLKAEVGEVKIEISDRADEASYKIQRINPKYFDVEKKGDTISFEDNTPSKFFKNLGFNFKNNSPKIYISLPRNIVFNNFEIKSGVGELDIHDINVEKFNLSAGVGEVNIYDAKISKDAEIKAGVGEVNFKDSTVTNMDIKSGVGSFSFSGTALGKTSVKGGIGEVDLKINGSEKDYNFDVSAGLGEVIINGKKSKTFLADRQKSGSIAQNSITVKGGIGSVRIRFKD; this is encoded by the coding sequence ATGAATAAAATAGGAAAGACAATTTTAATTATTCTTTTGGGACTTATGCTTATCGGCATAGGTTATAGTTTAGGCGGAAGATTTTTTTATAAATCTAGACGTAAAATTCGTGAACGAAATTTTATTGACAGAACGTATAATAAAATTATGTCGGCGGCCGAGAGTATGGAAGACGGCATAGAAGATATGGAAAACGACCTGGAATCTTGGGGGGATGATATGAACGAGTATTTTGGAGATGAGTACGAAAAGGCTGAAACAATCAGCTTGGATGGAATTAAGAATTTTTTTCTTAAGGCAGAAGTCGGAGAGGTAAAAATAGAAATAAGCGATCGCGCTGATGAAGCCTCATATAAAATTCAACGGATTAATCCTAAGTATTTCGATGTAGAAAAAAAAGGAGACACAATCAGTTTTGAAGACAACACTCCTTCAAAGTTTTTTAAAAATCTTGGTTTTAATTTTAAAAATAATTCGCCTAAAATATATATCAGCCTGCCGCGGAATATTGTATTTAATAATTTTGAAATAAAGAGCGGAGTCGGAGAACTCGATATTCACGATATCAATGTAGAAAAATTTAATCTTTCAGCAGGAGTCGGTGAAGTAAATATTTATGATGCAAAGATTTCAAAGGATGCCGAAATCAAAGCCGGAGTCGGAGAAGTAAACTTTAAGGATTCGACAGTAACCAATATGGATATAAAATCCGGCGTCGGCTCATTTAGCTTTTCGGGTACGGCCCTGGGTAAGACCTCAGTCAAGGGTGGAATAGGCGAAGTTGATCTTAAAATAAATGGTTCCGAAAAAGATTATAATTTTGATGTAAGTGCAGGTTTAGGAGAGGTTATAATAAACGGTAAAAAATCAAAAACATTTTTAGCCGATAGGCAAAAAAGCGGTTCAATCGCCCAAAATTCAATTACCGTCAAAGGCGGAATAGGTTCGGTAAGAATCAGGTTTAAGGATTAA
- the ruvA gene encoding Holliday junction branch migration protein RuvA: MFNSISGILSGKTTDSVYVENSGIEWEIFVSALALDALGSVGKEVKVYTWLYHREDQMRLFGFPNQAERSLFLDLTKVEGVGPRQALKIMSGLNSSSLEKALEEGDLDTLQKAPGVGKKTAQKMILALKGKLTNLNEVSSKGQASVSCEYEDIVTALTEMGFERKSVIFQVEKIAEEMKAAGSDPLKNEEELFRRSIVALS, from the coding sequence ATGTTTAACAGCATTTCAGGAATTTTAAGCGGAAAAACAACCGATTCCGTCTATGTTGAAAATTCAGGTATTGAGTGGGAAATCTTTGTTTCGGCCTTGGCTCTCGATGCCTTAGGCTCTGTCGGAAAAGAGGTAAAGGTTTATACATGGCTCTATCACAGGGAAGACCAGATGAGGCTTTTCGGTTTTCCCAATCAGGCAGAACGCTCCTTGTTTTTGGATCTTACAAAGGTTGAGGGGGTAGGGCCCCGTCAAGCCTTAAAGATAATGTCGGGGCTTAATTCCTCATCCCTTGAAAAAGCCTTGGAGGAAGGCGACCTTGACACCCTTCAAAAAGCTCCCGGAGTTGGCAAAAAGACTGCCCAAAAAATGATTCTTGCCTTAAAAGGAAAACTTACCAATCTAAACGAGGTTTCCTCAAAGGGGCAGGCTTCCGTTTCTTGCGAATATGAAGACATCGTTACGGCTTTAACCGAAATGGGCTTTGAACGAAAATCCGTAATCTTCCAAGTCGAAAAAATAGCCGAAGAAATGAAGGCCGCAGGTTCCGATCCTCTTAAAAACGAAGAAGAACTTTTTAGACGCTCAATCGTAGCTTTGAGTTGA
- a CDS encoding WecB/TagA/CpsF family glycosyltransferase: MAVKRINFLNVPLDVLHEEDIEETVMSLLNKEGPQQIIFMTLWDVLRARRNGEFRNMVEEAALCLPVSKSLIRGARFLKKDIPVRRQQFSVVIDFLNVIDSHYKSLYLFGGRQESLLIAEKNVRSTFPGLRLVGRFAGYYHKSMEPHIISAISKAAPSVVIIGKGVPGGRKWIYRNKEHFNSGIFIRYANLIDIFSKFKKRPSEKLFNSGWDFIIPVLKNPFRIFTFFGYIWYNILLLFYRLFRKD; the protein is encoded by the coding sequence GTGGCTGTAAAAAGAATTAATTTTTTAAATGTTCCGCTTGATGTTTTACATGAAGAAGATATAGAAGAAACCGTGATGTCTCTTTTAAATAAAGAAGGGCCGCAGCAGATTATCTTTATGACTCTGTGGGATGTTCTTAGAGCACGCCGCAACGGAGAGTTTAGAAATATGGTTGAAGAAGCGGCTCTTTGTTTACCGGTTTCAAAAAGCTTGATACGCGGTGCCCGCTTTTTAAAAAAAGATATTCCGGTAAGAAGACAGCAGTTTTCGGTAGTTATAGATTTTCTAAACGTAATAGATTCCCATTATAAAAGTCTCTATCTTTTCGGAGGCCGGCAGGAAAGTCTTCTTATCGCCGAAAAAAACGTTAGAAGCACATTTCCCGGGCTGCGCTTGGTTGGACGCTTTGCCGGTTACTATCATAAATCGATGGAGCCCCATATTATTTCGGCTATTTCAAAGGCAGCTCCTTCCGTAGTCATTATAGGAAAGGGTGTCCCCGGCGGGAGAAAGTGGATTTACCGCAATAAGGAGCATTTTAATTCCGGAATCTTTATCCGCTATGCAAACCTAATCGATATTTTTTCCAAATTTAAAAAACGCCCCTCCGAAAAACTTTTTAATTCCGGGTGGGATTTTATAATTCCCGTGCTTAAAAATCCTTTTAGAATATTTACTTTTTTCGGTTATATTTGGTATAATATTCTGCTCTTATTTTATAGACTGTTTAGAAAAGATTAG
- a CDS encoding Na+/H+ antiporter NhaC family protein, whose product MIFPIGFGLVFHTIIANAMVQNGLNFKVNDVWKAMLVPAFFLIVGWLVSIFISYRKPRSYDQQGFEFDMEVEVKFGRKEWLSLASIIILCVVQVITGSMVWGCIASITVLLGTATADVRRSNERMHYSMRIMGGIAFIMLAAGGFSKIMIATGSIETLVSDTVAVFGTGKFIMALLMLLIGLLITMGIGTCFGSVPIIAALYVPLGIKLGFSPLAIACLVGTAAALGDAGSPSSDVTLGPTSGLITDRQHNHIWDTCIPTFLHFNIPLLIGGLIGALIL is encoded by the coding sequence TTGATTTTTCCTATAGGTTTCGGTCTGGTCTTTCATACGATTATAGCTAATGCGATGGTGCAAAACGGCCTTAATTTTAAAGTAAACGATGTTTGGAAGGCTATGCTCGTACCGGCATTCTTCCTTATAGTAGGCTGGCTTGTTTCTATTTTTATTTCTTACCGTAAACCCCGTAGCTATGATCAGCAAGGCTTTGAATTTGATATGGAAGTTGAAGTAAAATTTGGAAGAAAAGAATGGTTATCTCTTGCTTCGATTATTATTTTATGTGTAGTTCAGGTAATTACCGGTTCAATGGTATGGGGCTGCATAGCAAGTATAACGGTTTTGCTTGGAACCGCTACAGCTGATGTACGCCGATCAAATGAAAGAATGCACTATAGTATGAGAATTATGGGCGGTATTGCTTTTATAATGCTTGCTGCAGGAGGTTTTTCAAAGATTATGATTGCAACAGGTAGTATAGAAACACTTGTTTCCGATACTGTTGCCGTATTCGGAACCGGTAAATTTATTATGGCTCTTTTAATGTTGTTGATAGGCTTACTCATTACTATGGGAATAGGAACCTGTTTTGGCAGTGTTCCGATAATTGCCGCCTTATATGTTCCTTTAGGCATAAAATTAGGTTTCAGTCCTCTTGCGATCGCCTGTCTTGTCGGAACAGCCGCTGCTCTGGGCGATGCGGGTTCTCCATCTTCTGATGTTACATTGGGCCCTACAAGCGGTCTGATTACGGACCGTCAGCATAATCATATTTGGGATACATGTATTCCTACATTTTTACACTTTAATATTCCATTATTGATTGGCGGCTTAATAGGTGCTTTGATCCTATAA
- a CDS encoding Rpn family recombination-promoting nuclease/putative transposase, which produces MSTLNRKYKDSVFVDLFSEDEKAKENFLSLYNALHGTNLQLSCPVENIRLDNVMYMNIINDVSCLVDNKIIVLAEHQSTINENMPLRFLEYIARLYEKLQAPTDRYLKKLSKIPTPEFYVFYNGKEDYPENTTLKLSDAFITKPEQVLLELTVQVLNINTGKANKILTTCKPLEEYSLFVEEVRNQTQLDPENGFTNAVKICIEKDILKEYLQRKSREVINMLVAEYDYDTDIAVQREESLRIGIQQGIQQGFSDGAYQKAIETARNLFRLGLSIENIAEATGLAKEEIESICETTAIRATQ; this is translated from the coding sequence ATGAGTACTTTAAATAGAAAATATAAAGATTCAGTATTCGTTGACCTTTTCAGTGAAGATGAAAAGGCAAAAGAAAACTTTTTATCGCTTTATAATGCCTTGCACGGCACAAATCTACAACTGTCTTGCCCTGTAGAAAATATAAGGCTTGACAATGTTATGTACATGAACATAATAAATGATGTTTCCTGCCTTGTAGACAATAAGATTATTGTTCTTGCCGAACACCAATCCACTATAAACGAGAATATGCCTTTGCGTTTTTTAGAATACATAGCAAGGCTCTATGAAAAGTTGCAAGCACCTACTGACAGATATTTAAAAAAATTATCTAAAATACCTACACCGGAATTCTATGTTTTTTACAATGGTAAGGAAGACTATCCTGAAAATACAACATTAAAGCTATCTGATGCGTTCATCACAAAACCTGAACAAGTGCTGCTGGAATTAACAGTGCAGGTTTTAAACATCAATACTGGTAAGGCAAACAAAATCCTAACAACCTGCAAGCCGCTTGAAGAATACAGCCTCTTTGTTGAAGAGGTAAGAAATCAAACACAACTCGACCCAGAAAACGGCTTTACCAATGCGGTAAAGATATGTATAGAAAAAGACATCTTAAAAGAATATTTACAGAGAAAATCACGGGAGGTAATCAATATGTTAGTAGCCGAATACGATTATGATACGGATATTGCAGTACAAAGAGAAGAAAGTCTAAGGATTGGCATACAACAAGGAATACAACAAGGTTTTTCCGATGGGGCGTACCAAAAAGCCATCGAAACAGCAAGGAATTTATTCCGCTTAGGACTGTCAATTGAGAATATAGCAGAAGCTACAGGCCTTGCCAAAGAAGAAATCGAAAGTATTTGTGAAACTACCGCCATCCGCGCGACGCAGTAG
- a CDS encoding 16S rRNA (uracil(1498)-N(3))-methyltransferase translates to MKQLIVSAGPDKDIIRLDKKDYNYLVSVRRIKEGQVLKVSLNGVKPASAEVFKINTEKKYIELKLLKEEVDLDAEPYKPRAEIILMQWLIKGNHMDIAVRQAAEAGCSLIVPVLGEFSVIKKGNINQTERRERIIREARQQSGSVVNTKILPAQELKAALDSVLEYTLNRKTAFIMLSEKKVGSFSFFDCLSAETEVIVLAIGCEGGIGSKEIEFLKEHKFEEVHFNTNVLRAETAAIYSIAAAQVIMEEKGGCKKN, encoded by the coding sequence ATGAAGCAGCTGATTGTTTCCGCAGGGCCGGATAAGGATATAATCCGGCTCGATAAAAAAGATTATAACTATCTTGTTTCCGTGCGGAGAATTAAAGAAGGGCAGGTCTTAAAAGTTTCTTTAAATGGAGTTAAGCCTGCCTCGGCTGAAGTTTTTAAAATTAATACCGAAAAAAAATATATAGAGCTTAAGCTTTTAAAGGAAGAAGTTGACTTAGATGCCGAACCTTATAAACCCCGTGCAGAAATTATTTTAATGCAATGGCTTATAAAGGGAAATCACATGGATATTGCAGTGAGGCAGGCTGCAGAAGCCGGCTGTTCGCTCATTGTTCCTGTTTTGGGAGAATTCTCTGTTATAAAAAAAGGAAACATAAATCAAACCGAAAGGCGCGAGCGTATTATCAGGGAGGCAAGACAGCAGTCAGGTTCCGTTGTAAATACCAAGATTCTTCCTGCCCAAGAATTGAAGGCGGCTTTGGATTCGGTTTTGGAGTATACGTTAAACAGGAAAACCGCTTTTATAATGCTGAGCGAAAAAAAGGTAGGCTCATTTAGCTTTTTTGACTGCTTATCGGCCGAGACCGAGGTGATAGTGCTCGCTATAGGCTGCGAGGGCGGCATAGGTTCTAAAGAAATTGAATTTTTAAAAGAACATAAATTTGAAGAAGTGCATTTTAATACAAATGTGCTCCGTGCCGAAACGGCTGCAATTTATTCGATTGCGGCCGCTCAGGTTATAATGGAGGAAAAAGGTGGCTGTAAAAAGAATTAA
- the ruvC gene encoding crossover junction endodeoxyribonuclease RuvC has translation MGILKAASGKKNLRPCVIGIDPGLANTGYGIISFSNNRFECIEYGSISTEPNLCQGMRLLKIFDRVSALIEKYRPKEAGIETLYFAKNATSAMSVSEARGVVLLALAQGGVRVGEYAPNSIKKAVTGIAHAEKRQVQEAVKLILGLKEIPRPDHAADALAAAITKINLGDVGEVRAYV, from the coding sequence ATGGGTATTTTAAAAGCAGCTTCAGGCAAAAAAAATCTCCGCCCCTGTGTTATAGGGATTGATCCGGGTTTGGCAAATACGGGCTATGGAATTATAAGTTTTTCAAATAACCGCTTTGAGTGTATAGAATACGGCTCAATAAGTACCGAACCTAATTTATGCCAAGGGATGAGGCTTTTAAAAATTTTCGATAGGGTTTCGGCTCTTATTGAAAAATACAGGCCTAAGGAGGCCGGAATCGAAACCTTATATTTTGCAAAAAATGCAACGAGTGCAATGTCCGTTTCGGAAGCCCGCGGCGTGGTTCTTTTGGCTCTGGCTCAAGGGGGGGTGAGGGTAGGAGAGTATGCTCCCAATTCCATTAAAAAAGCCGTAACGGGTATTGCTCATGCCGAAAAAAGGCAGGTACAGGAAGCCGTAAAATTGATTTTAGGTCTAAAGGAAATTCCTAGACCTGACCATGCGGCCGATGCCTTGGCTGCTGCCATTACAAAAATAAATTTAGGAGATGTAGGGGAGGTACGGGCTTATGTTTAA
- a CDS encoding DUF1700 domain-containing protein: MKRREFIEELEDRLRHLPYKDRKEAIKFYEEYFDEAGSENEQTVIDELRSPAHIASKILSDYAIKEAEGARKSARGGLRALWFTILGIFAAPIAIPLAVILTVVIVLLCVGLCVASIALVFGGGILAVFAFGMLFVDFGTGILLIGAILIAIGFTRLLYLFVTAIIRKISQLVKKI; this comes from the coding sequence ATGAAAAGAAGAGAATTCATTGAAGAGCTTGAAGACAGGCTTCGGCATCTGCCCTATAAGGATAGAAAGGAAGCAATTAAATTCTATGAAGAATATTTTGATGAGGCTGGAAGTGAAAATGAGCAAACGGTAATAGACGAGCTTAGAAGCCCTGCCCACATTGCTTCAAAAATTCTTTCGGACTATGCAATAAAAGAAGCCGAAGGAGCAAGAAAATCTGCAAGGGGAGGTTTAAGAGCCTTATGGTTTACAATCCTCGGAATCTTTGCAGCTCCGATTGCAATACCCTTGGCCGTAATTCTTACCGTAGTAATAGTTCTTCTATGCGTAGGACTTTGCGTTGCCTCTATTGCCCTTGTTTTCGGCGGCGGTATATTGGCAGTATTCGCTTTCGGTATGCTTTTTGTAGACTTCGGTACGGGCATTCTTTTAATAGGAGCTATTTTAATAGCCATAGGTTTTACCAGACTTTTATACCTTTTTGTTACTGCGATTATAAGAAAAATATCGCAGCTGGTAAAAAAAATTTAA
- a CDS encoding insulinase family protein, with protein MSTLIHGFEIISKNPLPEFNAVGIYARHKKTGLELYHILNDDDENFFSYNFMTSSPTSTGVAHIIEHTVLCGSKNYPLKDPFMVLAKQSVNTFLNAMTYPDKTVYPASSLVEADYFNLMSVYGDAVFFPNLDEWAFKQEGHRFELDENGKMSVQGVVLNEMRANYSDFDGVMYDWAAASICQGSIYAKDSGGSPLEIPDLTYEEYKAFHKKYYHPVNCRIFLMGNIPTEKQMKFLEEKFLSKFEAAEKPPFVPPIEPYAEPRFFSVPAPAGGPAPAGDTASAEEMTKDSVMLNWLLPETSDTEKLMQAYLIGEVLIGHSGACLNKVLLESGIGEDLYPYNGIGKSLRNITLTIGMKGIKKETHEDFKKLILSALEELVKKGIDPKEIETAVHSIDFSNREIRRNYGPFGINLMERAMAGWTYGVSPEKTLQYTPVFEKVKKDLASDKRYIEKLIEKYLIKNKHHALVRVYPDADFCKRLDESLEKRAENFNAGLTEDARRAMLKEQEKMNEFKQKSDSPEMLALIPHLSKKDLPPLPPPIDEEIAFIGNVPLVMHEQPTNGIGYFQLAFPVDGLSEEDYKYLPLLSSCLTGMGTENLVWSEVSSRLANLLGGFSASAGVFTANKNLSLYKNADKIRLSDIAGRDWLFISGKVLGELIPEAVCFVLQFLNEISFDDKKRLNDLVTQRKNDFESLLALDGNSLALLRASAPLSEKNARREMLSGLSQLKFLRELYLKVREDNSKKADSENADLELNKLSNKLSAVYKSIIKSGLIIEVTGTKENLAALKTAFEKNLKGFKAPDKTDKIVFENPFKFKPSEKKRLELIPASLQVGFAVSVFKAAAFGSKEQASQLILCKWLSSGPMWEKIRSIGGAYGAFTVPMSLEELLVFVSYRDPNPINSLSEFLNSIDETFTQDFSEEMIEKLITGRYSKEIIPMTPAGRGAAAFRDLLSGISYSEKKEVVEKMLETTAEDLRNCAKKLSVQRDSLSSVVLASDSALSQKETIKELYPEPLLSERV; from the coding sequence ATGAGCACTCTTATTCACGGCTTTGAAATTATAAGCAAAAATCCTTTACCCGAATTTAATGCCGTAGGCATTTATGCAAGGCATAAAAAGACGGGACTTGAACTTTATCACATTTTAAACGATGACGATGAAAATTTTTTTTCATATAATTTTATGACGAGCTCTCCCACTTCGACGGGGGTAGCTCATATTATCGAGCACACGGTTTTATGCGGCTCTAAAAACTATCCGCTTAAAGACCCCTTTATGGTTTTGGCAAAGCAGAGCGTTAATACCTTTTTAAATGCCATGACCTATCCCGATAAGACAGTCTATCCTGCAAGCTCCTTGGTTGAGGCCGATTATTTTAACCTTATGTCGGTTTACGGAGATGCTGTCTTCTTTCCCAATCTTGACGAATGGGCTTTTAAGCAGGAAGGACACCGCTTTGAACTGGATGAAAACGGAAAGATGAGCGTTCAGGGAGTTGTCTTAAACGAGATGAGAGCTAATTATTCCGACTTTGACGGGGTAATGTATGATTGGGCAGCAGCTTCTATTTGCCAGGGAAGCATCTATGCCAAGGATTCGGGCGGCTCTCCCTTGGAGATTCCCGATTTAACTTATGAAGAATATAAGGCCTTTCACAAAAAATACTATCATCCCGTAAACTGCCGAATTTTTTTAATGGGAAATATTCCGACCGAAAAGCAGATGAAATTTTTAGAAGAAAAATTTCTTTCTAAATTTGAAGCTGCCGAAAAGCCTCCCTTTGTGCCGCCGATTGAGCCCTATGCCGAGCCCCGCTTCTTTTCGGTACCAGCCCCCGCCGGCGGTCCAGCCCCGGCCGGTGATACTGCTTCCGCCGAGGAGATGACTAAGGATTCCGTAATGCTTAACTGGCTCCTCCCCGAAACTTCGGATACCGAAAAACTTATGCAGGCCTATCTTATAGGAGAGGTTTTAATCGGGCACAGCGGAGCCTGCTTAAATAAGGTTTTATTGGAATCGGGAATAGGGGAAGACCTTTATCCTTATAACGGCATAGGAAAGAGCCTTAGAAATATCACCCTCACAATAGGAATGAAGGGAATTAAAAAGGAAACGCATGAGGATTTTAAAAAGCTGATTCTTAGTGCTCTTGAAGAGCTTGTAAAAAAAGGAATCGACCCTAAAGAGATTGAAACGGCTGTTCATTCCATAGATTTTAGCAACAGAGAAATAAGAAGAAACTACGGGCCCTTCGGCATTAACCTGATGGAGCGTGCTATGGCAGGCTGGACATACGGGGTAAGTCCCGAAAAAACTCTTCAATACACTCCCGTTTTTGAAAAGGTAAAAAAAGACCTTGCCTCCGATAAGAGGTACATCGAAAAACTGATTGAAAAGTATTTAATAAAGAATAAACATCATGCCCTTGTAAGAGTTTACCCCGATGCGGATTTTTGTAAACGCTTGGACGAAAGTCTGGAAAAAAGGGCTGAAAATTTTAATGCAGGTTTAACTGAGGATGCTCGCAGGGCCATGCTCAAAGAGCAGGAGAAGATGAACGAGTTTAAACAAAAAAGCGATTCCCCTGAAATGCTTGCTCTTATTCCTCATCTTTCAAAGAAAGACCTGCCTCCTCTTCCTCCTCCGATAGATGAAGAAATCGCCTTTATCGGAAATGTTCCCCTTGTTATGCATGAGCAGCCTACAAACGGGATAGGTTATTTTCAATTAGCCTTTCCTGTAGACGGTTTAAGCGAAGAAGATTATAAATATCTGCCCCTTCTTTCAAGTTGTCTTACAGGCATGGGAACTGAAAACCTTGTATGGAGCGAGGTTTCTTCCAGGCTTGCAAATTTACTTGGAGGCTTTTCGGCAAGTGCCGGCGTTTTTACGGCAAACAAAAATCTTTCTTTATATAAAAATGCGGATAAGATAAGGCTCTCCGATATAGCCGGAAGGGATTGGCTTTTTATTTCGGGAAAGGTACTCGGCGAATTGATTCCTGAAGCTGTCTGCTTTGTCTTGCAGTTTTTAAACGAAATTTCTTTTGACGATAAAAAACGCTTAAACGATTTGGTAACCCAGAGGAAAAACGATTTTGAAAGTCTCCTCGCTCTTGACGGAAACAGCCTCGCTCTTCTTAGGGCCAGTGCACCCCTGTCCGAAAAAAATGCACGGAGGGAGATGCTTTCGGGATTAAGTCAGCTTAAATTTTTGAGGGAGCTTTATTTAAAAGTTAGGGAAGATAATTCTAAAAAAGCCGACTCCGAAAACGCTGATTTAGAATTGAATAAATTATCAAACAAATTAAGTGCCGTATATAAATCGATTATAAAATCAGGTTTGATTATTGAAGTTACCGGTACAAAAGAAAATCTGGCTGCTTTAAAAACAGCCTTTGAAAAAAACTTAAAAGGCTTTAAGGCTCCCGATAAAACCGATAAGATTGTCTTTGAAAATCCCTTTAAATTTAAGCCTTCTGAAAAAAAGAGGTTGGAGCTTATTCCGGCTTCTCTTCAAGTAGGTTTTGCAGTTTCGGTTTTTAAGGCGGCAGCTTTCGGTTCAAAGGAGCAAGCCTCACAGTTAATCCTGTGTAAATGGCTTTCAAGCGGCCCGATGTGGGAAAAGATAAGAAGCATAGGAGGAGCCTACGGTGCCTTTACCGTTCCTATGTCCTTGGAAGAACTTTTAGTCTTTGTTTCCTACAGGGATCCGAACCCGATAAATTCTCTTTCCGAATTTTTAAACTCGATAGACGAGACATTTACCCAAGACTTTTCGGAAGAGATGATAGAAAAGCTTATTACGGGAAGATACAGCAAGGAGATTATCCCGATGACTCCTGCAGGACGAGGGGCGGCAGCTTTTAGGGATCTTCTTTCGGGTATTTCATATTCCGAAAAAAAAGAAGTCGTTGAAAAGATGCTGGAAACTACGGCTGAGGATTTGCGTAATTGTGCAAAAAAATTATCGGTTCAAAGGGATTCCCTTTCTTCCGTAGTCTTGGCTTCCGATTCGGCTCTTTCTCAAAAGGAAACGATAAAAGAACTTTATCCCGAGCCCCTTCTTTCGGAGAGGGTTTGA